A window from Telopea speciosissima isolate NSW1024214 ecotype Mountain lineage chromosome 8, Tspe_v1, whole genome shotgun sequence encodes these proteins:
- the LOC122671222 gene encoding 4-coumarate--CoA ligase-like 9, which yields MKETGCNLSIDPMSGFCSQTKIYYSLRPPVPLPPETQPLSAAAYALSLLSNTNLSPENTTVLIDSATGHRLSHSQFIHRVKALSVNLQTKIGLSRGDTAFILSPTSIQITILYFSLLSLGVVISPANPASTKSEISHQIEISKPVIAFATSATAVKLPSFRHGTVLLDSPDFQSMMTTTSGAESDLVEVNQLDPAAIMYSSGTTGRVKGVVLTHRNLIALIAGYYASRPEQVEENPPPAVLLITLPLFHIFGLFMCMRAVALAETMVLMERFDFEGMLKTIEAYKVGYMPVSPPLVVAMAKSELVDKYDLSSLQGVGSGGAPLGKEVTERFASRFPNVQIGQGYGLTESTGGAARMVGPEEGKRYGSVGRLGENLEAKIVDPVTGEPLPPGQQGELWLRGPIIMRGYAGDDKATASTLDPEGWLKTGDLCYFDSDGFLFIVDRLKELIKYKAYQVPPAELEHLLQSHPEIADAAVIPYPDEDGGQIPMAFIVRKPGSNLTEAQVMDFIAKQVAPYKKIRRVAFINSIPKNPSGKILRRELVSRSLSGPSAKL from the exons ATGAAGGAAACAGGTTGCAATCTTTCAATCGATCCAATGAGTGGATTCTGTTCTCAGACTAAGATCTACTATAGTCTCAGACCTCCGGTGCCACTTCCGCCGGAGACCCAACCCCTCTCCGCCGCTGCCTAcgccttatctcttcttagcaACACCAACTTATCGCCGGAAAACACCACCGTACTCATCGATTCCGCCACAGGCCACCGCCTCTCCCATTCCCAATTCATCCACCGAGTCAAAGCCCTTTCCGTCAATCTGCAAACTAAAATCGGACTCTCCAGAGGTGACACCGCCTTCATTCTATCTCCAACGTCCATTCAAATCACAATCCTCtacttctctctcctctccctcggGGTTGTCATCTCTCCCGCCAACCCAGCCAGCACAAAATCCGAGATTTCACACCAAATTGAGATAAGCAAACCAGTGATTGCCTTCGCCACGTCCGCCACCGCCGTGAAGCTCCCTTCTTTCCGCCATGGCACGGTTCTATTGGACTCGCCTGATTTCCAATCCATGATGACGACGACATCGGGTGCGGAATCGGATCTGGTCGAGGTGAATCAGTTAGACCCGGCAGCGATTATGTACTCGTCCGGCACGACAGGACGAGTCAAGGGTGTAGTGTTGACTCACCGGAACCTTATTGCGTTGATCGCCGGGTACTATGCCTCGAGACCGGAGCAGGTTGAGGAGAATCCACCACCGGCGGTGTTACTGATTACGTTACCATTGTTCCATATATTCGGTCTGTTTATGTGTATGAGGGCGGTGGCTTTGGCGGAGACGATGGTGCTGATGGAGAGGTTCGATTTCGAAGGGATGCTGAAAACGATAGAGGCGTATAAGGTGGGTTACATGCCAGTGTCGCCGCCGCTTGTGGTGGCGATGGCAAAGTCGGAATTGGTGGATAAGTATGATCTCAGCTCACTACAGGGGGTGGGGAGCGGAGGAGCGCCGCTTGGGAAGGAGGTAACCGAAAGGTTCGCGTCTCGGTTTCCCAACGTGCAAATAGGACAG GGTTATGGGTTGACCGAATCAACAGGGGGAGCAGCAAGGATGGTAGGGcctgaagagggaaagagatatGGCTCTGTTGGCCGACTGGGTGAGAATCTGGAAGCCAAGATAGTTGATCCTGTAACTGGTGAGCCCTTGCCTCCTGGCCAACAGGGAGAGCTTTGGTTACGAGGACCAATCATCATGAGAG GTTATGCAGGAGATGACAAGGCAACTGCTTCAACCTTGGACCCAGAGGGTTGGTTAAAAACTGGCGATCTTTGTTATTTTGACTCAGATGGCTTCCTTTTCATTGTTGATAGGTTGAAGGAATTGATAAAATACAAAGCATACCAG GTTCCACCAGCTGAGTTAGAGCATTTGCTTCAATCCCATCCAGAAATTGCTGATGCTGCTGTGATTCC GTACCCAGACGAAGATGGAGGCCAAATCCCTATGGCATTTATAGTGAGGAAACCTGGGAGTAATCTTACTGAAGCCCAAGTAATGGATTTTATAGCTAAACAG gtgGCACCTTACAAGAAGATACGCCGAGTTGCTTTCATTAACTCAATTCCAAAAAATCCTTCTGGAAAGATCTTGAGAAGGGAGCTTGTCAGTCGTTCTCTTTCTGGTCCTTCAGCTAAATTATGA
- the LOC122671223 gene encoding 4-coumarate--CoA ligase-like 9, with amino-acid sequence MAGRNSTPSINPKSGFCSETKIFHSIRPTVPLPLVTLPLSVADYAISLFRNSSSPETTALIDSDTGRRLSYSEFIHQFETLAASLQIQIGLCRGDTAFILSPPCLEVPILYFSLFSLGVIIAPANPISTKSEVSRQIQLCKPVVAFATSATAHKLPSLRHKMILLDSPEFDSMLMTGPAAEARSRFQRVDLTQSDPSANLFSSGTTGAVKAVLLTHRNWISMVAGIYYLRPPRASPAVLLLTVPYFHVYGLLYCLKSVAVGETVVVMSKFDLGKMRSAVEQFKVTHMAVAPPVLVAMVRDNVVTKGCDMSSLEAVMCSGAPLAEEVAQRFRERFPGVFIAQAYGLTETTGGIFRSAGPGEKGPFGSSGRLASNCEAKIVDPDTGNVMPPCKPGELWIRGPTVMKGYIDNDEATAATLDPEGWLRSGDICYIDNNGFVFVVDRLKELIKYKGYQVAPAELENLLQSHPDIIDAAVIPYPDEEAGQVPMAFVVRRPQSTIDEVLVMEFIAKQVAPYKKVRRVSFIESIPKNAAGKTLRKDLIKLALSATVSKL; translated from the exons ATGGCCGGACGAAACTCCACTCCTTCGATCAATCCAAAGAGCGGTTTCTGTTCAGAGACGAAGATCTTCCACAGCATCAGACCAACCGTTCCACTTCCGCTTGTAACATTGCCTCTCTCTGTCGCCGATTATGCCATCTCTCTCTTCCGCAACTCATCCTCGCCGGAAACCACCGCATTGATTGACTCCGATACCGGCCGCCGCCTCTCCTACTCCGAATTCATACACCAGTTCGAAACCCTTGCCGCCTCCCTTCAAATCCAAATCGGACTCTGTAGAGGCGACACTGCCTTCATACTTTCTCCTCCATGTCTTGAGGTTCCAATCCTCTacttttccctcttttccctCGGGGTAATCATCGCTCCCGCCAATCCAATCAGTACTAAATCTGAGGTTTCGCGCCAAATCCAGCTCTGCAAACCAGTCGTCGCCTTCGCCACCTCTGCAACCGCTCACAAGCTTCCCTCCCTCCGCCACAAAATGATTCTCTTGGACTCGCCCGAGTTCGACTCAATGCTGATGACGGGGCCGGCGGCGGAGGCTAGGTCTCGATTCCAGCGAGTTGATTTGACTCAGTCCGATCCTTCGGCCAATCTCTTCTCGTCCGGAACGACAGGGGCTGTCAAGGCCGTACTATTGACTCACCGTAATTGGATATCAATGGTGGCCGGAATTTACTATCTCCGGCCGCCGCGAGCGTCGCCGGCGGTGCTACTGCTCACCGTGCCGTACTTTCATGTTTATGGGCTTCTGTACTGTTTGAAATCGGTGGCGGTCGGAGAGACAGTGGTGGTGATGAGCAAGTTcgatttagggaagatgaggaGCGCGGTTGAGCAGTTTAAGGTCACGCATATGGCGGTGGCACCACCCGTACTGGTTGCTATGGTTAGAGACAACGTTGTGACGAAGGGCTGTGATATGAGCTCTCTTGAAGCCGTCATGTGTAGCGGAGCTCCACTTGCCGAGGAGGTTGCCCAGAGGTTTAGGGAACGATTCCCTGGTGTCTTCATAGCGCAG GCGTATGGGTTAACGGAAACTACAGGCGGAATATTCCGATCAGCAGGTCCAGGTGAAAAAGGTCCGTTTGGGTCGTCAGGACGATTGGCTTCAAATTGCGAAGCAAAGATAGTTGATCCTGACACTGGCAATGTGATGCCTCCTTGCAAGCCAGGGGAGCTTTGGATTAGAGGGCCAACTGTAATGAAAG GTTACATTGACAATGATGAGGCAACTGCTGCAACTTTGGATCCAGAAGGATGGTTGAGATCAGGAGATATTTGTTATATTGACAACAATGGTTTCGTATTTGTTGTAGATCGTTTGAAGGAATTAATCAAATACAAGGGTTATCAG GTTGCCCCTGCAGAATTGGAGAACCTGCTTCAATCCCACCCAGACATTATTGATGCTGCTGTAATTCC GTACCCTGATGAAGAAGCAGGTCAAGTGCCCATGGCCTTTGTGGTGAGACGACCCCAAAGCACCATTGATGAAGTACTAGTCATGGAGTTCATTGCCAAACAG GTTGCACCATATAAGAAAGTAAGAAGAGTGTCCTTCATTGAGTCCATACCCAAGAATGCTGCGGGTAAGACATTGAGGAAGGATTTGATAAAGCTTGCATTGTCAGCCACTGTTTCTAAGCTATGa
- the LOC122670911 gene encoding uncharacterized protein LOC122670911 has product MAEPPCLETSEPSTQTPLLDVEASQEPEEEEERDTHLDQTLQRLETFLCFFGFHQSSVLGFLLSWFTFLLLGVSLPVLILELSDCSGCENYQIFNFELDAIVAQSCLAAVSLACASHNLRKYGIREFLFVDRYHGHMLRFRKDYIDKIEGFFRLLVLWILPCFILKTVREVIRTTYVHHASWWRTTAILLALILSWIYLTTISFSACVLFNLVCNLQVIHFDDYAKLLERDSNVSLFIKEHIRLRFYLSKISHRFRIYLLLVFLVVTASQFVFLFQTTGYKGTNTFINGGDLVVSSIVQVVGIYFCLHGAAKISHRAQGIASVACRWHALISCCSTDAPQLIVSNGAGNLVAWNPVGSLPFNFSESDLESLDSVEFTINTQFASYMSTYHKRQAFVMYLQSNPGGVTIFGWTVDRTLITTIFFIELSLVLFVLGKTMVL; this is encoded by the exons ATGGCGGAACCTCCTTGTTTAGAAACATCAGAGCCCTCCACCCAAACCCCTCTCCTTGATGTAGAGGCATCCCAggaaccagaagaagaagaagaaagggataccCATCTTGATCAAACCCTCCAACGGTTAGAAactttcctctgtttcttcgGTTTCCACCAGTCCTCTGTACTGGGTTTTCTTCTGTCTTGGTTTACTTTCCTTCTTCTGGGTGTTTCACTCCCTGTACTGATACTCGAGCTCTCCGACTGTTCCGGCTGCGAGAATTATCAGATCTTCAATTTCGAGCTCGATGCCATCGTTGCTCAGTCTTGTCTTGCCGCAGTTTCTCTGGCCTGTGCTTCTCACAACCTCCGTAAGTATGGCATTCGGGAATTCCTCTTTGTTGACCGTTATCACGGCCATATGCTCCGATTTCGCAAGGATTACATTGACAAGATCGAG GGTTTCTTCCGGTTGCTTGTTTTATGGATATTGCCGTGCTTCATTCTGAAGACTGTACGTGAAGTCATCCGCACCACATATGTACATCATGCCTCCTGGTGGCGAACTACTGCTATTTTGTTAGCTTTGATTCTCTCATGGATTTATTTGACTACAATATCTTTTTCTGCCTGTGTTTTGTTCAATTTGGTGTGCAATCTGCAAGTCATCCACTTTGATGATTATGCAAAGCTTCTGGAAAGGGATTCCAATGTTTCACTATTTATCAAGGAGCACATTCGACTAAGATTTTATCTCTCTAAAATAAGTCATAGGTTCCGGATTTATCTTCTTCTGGTATTCTTGGTTGTGACGGCAAGTCAGTTTGTATTCCTCTTCCAGACCACAGGATATAAAGGAACCAATACTTTCATCAATGGTGGTGATCTTGTG GTCTCATCAATTGTTCAGGTTGTTGGCATATATTTCTGCTTGCATGGAGCGGCAAAGATTTCCCACAGAGCTCAAGGCATCGCATCAGTTGCATGTCGGTGGCATGCTTTAATATCCTGTTGTTCTACTGATGCTCCTCAATTGATAGTCTCAAATGGTGCGGGAAACTTGGTGGCTTGGAATCCAGTGGGTTCATTGCCTTTCAATTTCTCGGAAAGTGATTTAGAGTCCCTGGATTCTGTTGAATTTACCATAAATACCCAATTCGCATCCTACATGTCCACATACCATAAAAGACAAGCTTTTG